The genomic region ACACCTGCTTGCTTCAGCATCCAGATCCCCATCCAGGAGCTAAAAGATTGCTTTGAGGCGAAGGCGAACGATTTTCCCGCTAACTCTGAAAGATTTTGAATATCTGAATGTTGGGGAACGATGATATCATCATAATTCTCGATGTTGCCATCATTATTAATGGGCATCGCGATACACCTGACCCCATGATTCTTATGGGCATGGATATATGTATAGTTCCCAAGTGAAGCGAAATCAACACGACCACGGGCCAGTTGGTCCACAGTTTCGAGATAATTGCGACTGAGCTTCAATTTGAAATTGTAGGGTGTATTGTTTGTCAGGTACTCCATTAACGGTTGATATCCGCTCACTATGGATCGGGGTGAATATCTGGATATAACTCCAAAATAGATGGTCTCTATCTTCTCATCAGTTTGAGGTGTTGGCTCAGGTATGGGCGTTTCAAT from Candidatus Neomarinimicrobiota bacterium harbors:
- a CDS encoding PhnD/SsuA/transferrin family substrate-binding protein, whose protein sequence is MDIETPIPEPTPQTDEKIETIYFGVISRYSPRSIVSGYQPLMEYLTNNTPYNFKLKLSRNYLETVDQLARGRVDFASLGNYTYIHAHKNHGVRCIAMPINNDGNIENYDDIIVPQHSDIQNLSELAGKSFAFASKQSFSSWMGIWMLKQAGVELTDLSHYENLSYHDLVAEKVLRGDFDAGMVKSVVARNYAESGIRILARSPAIPSVPLVVAAHVDTSRIRFVQAALLKLSSLIDSGEISTSGWDTEVANGFVAGHDSLFNFPRQLLDEIDQKLR